CAATTTTAAAATGTGACCAATTGAACTGTATTGTTTCCAATTCTTCTAAACTCGTCTCTTCAAAATAAAAATTGCGCTTTTTCTTTTTAAGAAGTTGAAAATATTCATTTATCAAAATTCTATTGGACCAGGCTTCAAAATCACCCAGAGAGCTATTATACAAATGTATATTTTCAAAAATTTTTAAATATGTAGATTGAATAATATCTTTGGCATCAACACTATTTTTACAGTATCTGGAGAGCGTTTTTTTCAATCTTTCAATTGTCAAAAAATACAATTGCTTCTGAGAATCACGGTGACCCTTCTTGCATTTATCAATAATATCAGATATACCTGTATTCAAGCAGATCTACTTGTTGTATATGTTGAAATAAATCTCCAAGGGCAATATACCCTGGTTAATGGTTGCAACACTACCGATAATGTTTCCTTCTACATATCTCCCATTAATTCCTGTTATAGTTAGAATTACATCTTCCGGCTTGGTGATAAACGTTATTTCAAACACCACCCAACTATTAAAATTTGGATCTTTTGAACTCTTCCAAAGTTGTAAGTTATTAATAGCCTGCTCCCCCAATTTAAAATTTTCAACAGCAAAGTAAATCGTCTCCTTATAATCTCCAATTAAAGTGTCAAATCCAGTGGTTAGATGATCCAAGCCAGAATATGGATTATCTCCTCCAGATCTAAGATATCTGATTGGATCATTGCCCAGTTTATAATAAAGTTCATCGGGATAATCAATTAAATCATAACAAAGCTTAACATCCAAAATTCCATTGGCACTGTTTAATTCGAATTTCCTCAATTCACCTTCATAATCTAGGGTGCGTATTCGAATATAAAATCCATAATTCAAATTGGGTTTGCGGCAGCCTTCCAGATAAAACTCAAACTCTCCATTTGGACCAAAATTAAAATTAGAATCAGTAAAAACAAAATGTGGGAAAAGCCCACCGTTTGTATCATTCCCCATCCTAATTCCAATAGCTCCATATAAAATACCTTTTTGAACTGGAGTTCCATCGCAAAATTGAGCTTTACCTTTAAATGTAATCATTATAAGGTCAATTTCAATATCATTTCTGAGAGGCACTTCATGATCGTTATCAAATTGACCCAAAAAATTATACCTCCATCTATCCAACTCATTTGGTACAATATTTTGAAATTCTATGATGCATTGCTCAAATATATCATTGGAAAATCTCTGGTAATATGAATTTAGATAAATATCCCGATCTTTAGGTACCAACAATTCAAAATAACCGTTTTCATCAGAATAGTCATGAACAGGTCCTTTCCCCCACAATAGGCTTGTAAACACTCGAAATTCCCAAAGTGCTGTAAACTTGACTCCCCGGACTGGAGTTCCATTGCTTAGTTTCGCGTATCCCCACAATTTAACATACCCAGTGTCAGATGGATTCTGCCAGATGACCGGTTCTTCTTTGACATCGGGTGTTTCTGCATTACCCATCAGAAGATTCGCAGTAATTTTTTCTCTTTTTGCCTCAGAAAATCGTCTATATTTTAAATCATATTCTTCTTTGTTAAATTCAAGCGTAACTGCTTGTTCCGGATCCAATGGAATGCTCTTAGTACTATAATACCCAAATTGGTTTGTCCAAACCGACCCGGCTTTCCGATTGTTTTGAAAAGCTGTTATTAGCACATTGGGGAGAAGGACCCCGTCTATGTTTTTGATAGTTCCTTCAATATTTACAGCTCCAATCTTTTTTGGAGAAGGATCTTCTTCATGAATATCAATTGAGATCTTATCCTTGTGGCAAGAAAAGAGGACTAGAGCTATTATCAGAAATAGATTTAAAGATTTCATGGCTTAATTTTTTTTCTGGTAGAATTGCTTTTTGTTGGAGTTGATTCTTATCTAAATATT
This window of the Saprospiraceae bacterium genome carries:
- a CDS encoding sigma-70 family RNA polymerase sigma factor, whose product is MKKTLSRYCKNSVDAKDIIQSTYLKIFENIHLYNSSLGDFEAWSNRILINEYFQLLKKKKRNFYFEETSLEELETIQFNWSHFKIEEVKKVINKLSEKHAVLLNLHFFDELSYSELSKLLNIRESSVRSNICRARKAFEKEWCQFNK